The Malus domestica chromosome 17, GDT2T_hap1 genome contains the following window.
taatttaccgATATTTTACCTAAAATATAAGTTAATTCCTTGAACATAATTTAGTAGTAATGCAATTACTATTAAAATATAAGTACTTAAAAACCCCTAAACCTTTTAGTGTCATTTCAAATTTGTCTCAACCTTTTTTTTATCATGTCAAACAAGTACCCAATCCATTGAAAATGTCACATATGTTAAGCCCCAATTAAAATCTATTAAATCAACTAGGGGTTACTTTGTCTCCAGAATCAATAGAGGGTCATGGAAGCATAGCCTCCACTAACTAATGGTTACCACAACCCCTCATCATGCCATCACCTCCAAACCCAACGCAAAACCCCCAATTCCACCCTACAACTCAAGCCGACGACATCGAGAAGGTCATGGAGGTTGCTGAAATGGTATAGATTGCCATGGTGTGGTCACCACCATAGTCATCGTCCAAAGAAGAATTGGAAGTTTTACGAGATGAGAATCGACGTATGAGGAGAATAAATGAGCAAAAACAAGCTCCTCGAAACGCTATTTGAAGTCATAAGCCTCTCTTTTGTTAGAATATTGTCTTCTTGATGTAATTTCAATTTgggtccatttttttttcaatttaatagCCGTTTGATCATTGAGTTTCATATTGTATAATCTATatttgaaatttcaattttgagGCAACTAATATTAATGTTGACCATGATATACCCATTTGGTGTATTTTGAATATAATCtatgttgaaaaaaattaattgaggCTTAATGGATGTGGCATTTTCAATAGGTTTGATACTtatttggaatgtttaaaaagATTGAGACCAGTTTTAAATGACACTAAACAATTAAGGTGTTTTAGATACTcaatcctaaaaaaaaaaaatacactacaTTGCATGTAAACAACAGGTTATTTATGTGAAAGTTTGTGAGAGCCGAGTCAGCAAAAGGAGATTTGGATTGTCAGACTCTTGTTTTAATTCTGGAGGTAACGAATTGTAGTGAGTGATTTTGGATGAAACGAATCGCCAGTCGACAGACACAGTAGTCTCACTGGAATTCATTAATACGATGGGTCCTGcaacttttaatttatttttcaattttttgtgttTAATAACTATTTTGTTTGATCCTTAAATTTGAATGGTATTATTTAATTGTATATAAGTtttcaacagaaaaaaaaaaaaaaactaacgaaaagtttaaaaaaacttttcttttaacgaaaaacattttttaaagaTATAGTAAATAGTGCCaattaaaggtaaaaatgtggtttttcgttaaaagtaaacagtaccgagagtgttttgttaaaacttccaAAAAAATACCATTTGATCTCACAATAAAGATGAAAATTCAACTAAAGTGGTAAATTAGCTTCAAAGATAAAGTCTGAGTACTTGAATTTGAATTAGGATTTGGAAGTACAAAGAAATATCAAAGTAGTATGATTTTGTACATAGTGGGGTTTAAAGTGTTAGAAATTGTAAATGTACTCTATTTTCTTACTTGTTAAGTACTACCTCTCTATACGCGGTTACGCtacactattatcaccaattgAACTAATTAAAAAGAGGAGTGCggacattattgctagtccattgtgaggtttTCTACAGGGCTAAAATGGTATGTAGCCTAGGGAGGTTTTCTATAAGGATAGTGTTATCCatgcactcatttttacttctcacatatccTTCTCAATTTGTCGTtatcggatcgaatgaattgaagatgattaaacgcaaaaaaataataagggtGTGTTGGAGGTAAAAACGGATGTGTGGACAACACCATTCTTTTGTAAACTCATGCTTATAGCCCATTCAATTTCAATACAGGTTATTGTTTATTGTATATTTAGTAGATGATAGGTAGTAAATATACGTTTTAtactaaaaattataaattaattctATCTCTCATCCCCCTTTTATCCTATTCGTTAAAGAAAAAAGATCATTCACCCTATGCAATTTAGCCTTTGTGCTTCTtactcaagaaaagaaaaataatttttttaaatcaacaATTAAATCCCTATCTTCGCCATTCTTTATTTTTGTTGCAAATTTCAAATGAATGTACATTTTATACTAATTATTATATAAGCAAAAAAATAACATATGATGTTATTGTACTAATCTCAGCTAGCCCACCCAAGAAAAGAATCCTGGCTCCGCCCttggttgtgatgtacaacccactcgagAGACGTTCCAACTTCTTGTGAATACGCTTCTGACCATATTTGtacgaagtgatacaaagaaattcagaaccattatcttcagtggtttcaatatgatattgattatctcgaatatgtctaaaactcagcaacgttcttctggaacgtggagaatagagtgcctctgTAATGGttaagattgtaccattggacaacatgataCATGTCTTTCCGTATTATTCAattaggttggatgggcctgagtgAGTTATAAGAGGTGCTTTCTTGGGTatcaagttagtaaaatagtgtcgctCATGCAAGATGGTGTGCGTGGTAACATTAtcagccagacaactaactttcccactagacatacctaaaaataaattgattgaattggtcacgtgcataaatataattccattcattcaattaagcaattcgagaaataatatccatcaaataacaatccataattcaaaaaaaccaaaaccaaacaaattattccaaatacttagaaaaattgttcaaaattaaaccataaacctaaaaaATAGGAGTGAGGGGTCGACCGCTCCTAGTGGGTTCGGCCATTAGgggtaaacaccctaaaaacatgtctaatttatttGTCCATAGGCGCTAACACCTCTTGAAAATCCAATATCTTAATTGATGCAGTAGCATCTTCCGGATGttccacatgtgcaaagttagactcacaacaggaatgatacttggcaatagtcTCAAGGTTAGCTAGGTATACGCGTGGCCAATAATCCTTTGATCCACAATGATAGCACATATCCATTTCACTGGAAGTTGACTGAATGTGAGCTTTTCCCTTATTCTTAAAGTTCGGGGTACTAGGGCAAGGGGTGGACGCTACTGGGTCACATTTCCTCCATTAGGGCCggcactctgttgaccttgggcccATGGTTGGACTTGTGGCCCATTGCCACGGCCACGACGGTTCTTGCGTCGTTTGTGGCTGCTAGAATTCGTCCCATGCACTTTAGGTGCGGCGTTTGAGCCAGTCAGTctagcttgatgattcttcatcaaaagctggttctgATTTTCAATGAGAAATAgtacagagatcaaatccaaaaatttggtgaacttctATGCCATATATTGTTGCtgtaggacaatattggtggcctaaaaggtcgaataggtattcTCCAGAAGATCTGATTCGATTAGTTCCACTTTACAGAATTTCAGCAATgatcggattctacaaacttcagactTGTATTCATTCatggacttaaagtcttggaagtgaAGATGCTGCCAGTTATGTCTTGCTTTAGGCAAGTACACGtctttttggtgatcgaaaTGGTCGGCCAGAGCAAGCCAGAAGGTGCGTGGGTCCTCCTTAGTGAGGTACTCAGTTTCCAGTGcatcatggatatgtcttcgaatgaagatcattgtagtagctttctgagcttcgtcgacAGGTTTGTTGTCGGTAGGTGCctcgatggtggctctaatGCCCTTTGCAGTAAGATGGAGCTTCActtcttgaacccacttcagataGTTTCTTTCGGAGACTTCTAGAGcggtgaaatcgagcttgttcaagttcgacatgtccctaaatcGGAGGGTACAAAAAAAacgtgattagtcatatggtaatccatagacatatatcgtagaacattCATGTTCCAtaaacatgtattggtttaatttatgcatgaaaactgcAGGTTTCATgcggtaagttttgaatgaaaacttcgggtttcaaaggtacaaaatttgaaactacaggttcaatttagttttatgaacgatTAATTCATAAATTAGAGGTTCCTATAAgaaacacataatgcaatatgttgatttaagtgtagtggatttgaggttctcCAGGGACTCAAGTGTAAGAGCTTCGTTACAACGAAAGTATGttaacggttcaaagtataaaaataaattattgaatcattaattccaaaagtgatattcaggtcaataatcttggattcattatcagattaatggattgcaggtcacttttgattaattcaatagatcaggACCAAACAAGGTCGATCATgtaagcaaaaataataataacattcagGTTAAAATTATTTAGGATAGCCCAAAAAAGGGTTTGGGCTTGAGTATGGCTGTAAAAGCAGCCCATATGTGGCTACAGGCCACGGGCTGAGAGACATGAGCCTACAACAAGCTGCTGGCGTGATTGGGCAAGACCATAGCACGAGAGCAAGCCTAGAGGCTTGCGGGTGCGAAAGAAACCCCAACTGCAACTAGGTTTCAGGTTTGGGTCGCAGGGACTAAGCCCAGCCCCAAGGGATGGCTGCCTGAGGCGCAGGCTGTGGCAAAGGCTTAACCCAGAAGCAAGCTTTTGGTGTGGGCCGACATGGAAAGACCAGCCCAACATGTGCTGGTGTGGGTCGGGGCTACAGGCCCGTGGTAAGAAACCAAACCAAGCAGACGACCTAGTTGTCCACAGTGTGCAGTGAATCCCAAAGGCTTCGACAAAGGTCCGAGATGTCAAACGACGTTGTCccaatttcctttctttttcaaaattttctaagGTTTTGAAAAACCTTAATAtacttctaatttatttatatgctttgactcacaaattccacatagcaatgtaattgcgtaatgcatgaaatatatatatatatatatatatatatatattgtaaggaaaatataaacatagaagggttcatgcatcatggagaATGTTTTCATTCTTCatggacgtttcaaatatcttcctttattttaagcgtatttgattagcagaaaacaaagaaaagcctttgaattttgtgGAAGATAGCCTCCTCTTATGATTCGTAAATTCCTCAGCCTCTggtaagagcgtgctgataacgtgttgtaggcctatttgattgaactaaTCTAAGGGATTAGATAGAGGGTCGACGGTAGCAAGAGGGAAGAtagtgatttaattgtgaggcgTATTTGTATCactccattgtgcctttatttatagtagtaggataggcaaaaaccttacccttttaggattacaactcttaataggtaatcaaccccTATtatgaatataagagatattcctaaattcactaggatttacacaatcacattcctattttaAATATGACTACAATAGATTTTTTATCTTTGGTCcaacgatatattttatatGTACATTAAAGTAAGGTTCTAGAAAACGCTAAGTGCTAGTCGGGCGGTAGGctggcgcctagcgcctaggcggctagacggatttaggtaaatttcttatatattttatgaattaattgaatttactatatcaaatgtaaataattattgactaatatgttatttcttatagaaAAACATACATATGTGAATGTTTTATGTAGATATATAATATGTTTGCctaggaaaaaaaacaaaatattatctaaataatttataatttatataacgtttatatatatatatatatatatatatatatatatatatatatatcccaaacttttaaaaatatagaaaGCCCACATAGTAGGTGGTTTTCATTATTAAAACCATGTCGTCTACCTCACATTTGCTCCTTCTCATCACCCATCCACCTTGGGTGGTTTTCATAATTAAAACCATCAAAATCCATGGTTTTCATAATTAAAACCATCATCTTTTGACCTTGGACCACCACATAATGAAATGTttaagtctctctctcttctcactCTTTCTTCCCTCATCTTCACAAACGAGCTGTAGAAATTCACCGGCAgcactctctcttccctcatcttCACATAAACAAGCTATAGAAATTTTTTGGGGATCTATTGCTACGTACGAGATCAAAAGTTGTAGATCCTTTGCGAAATCTACAGCAAGTTTGGGATTTGCAGCGAGATTCAAACCGCCTAGATTGCCGCCTAGCGAGCGCTTATGTCCTCCCTGCTTAACTGAACAGTTTGGTCTAAATCAGGTCAAAGCTCCGCcacctaggccgatttttagaacactgcattaaagagaagagagagttcaGCTAAGTCATCTAATGaaaaacctaatttggtatGAAATTCACTATCTATGAGATTCGAAACTAAAACCTTTcactacaaattaaaataaataccaTTACATCGTAATTGGCAATCTAGATTTAACTATCGCAAAGCAAAATGAAGTACGGACGAGAATTTCGCCTGCTCACGATTGCAAGTGTCGGGATGTGCTTTGATATTGtagattagggtttttcttgtaattgggtttgttgttgtttgttggggTTTGGGCTGCCCTTTTTATTTATTGGGCTTTGAGATTCTGTTTGAGCCTTTTATTGGTTATCTGTTGCCCTAGATTTTGGGTTGGTATGTGTGGATCCTTAATAATTTGAGCATCTTTATTATTAACTCAATAATTCCTCAATCGATCCTTATCCTTCGATAATTTGTATGCGTATGCTATAAAGTTAACCCCAAATGATGATCATAAGACTATTAATTTCATTTGTTATGTAATTGTATGGATGTTGTTCATTGCTCTTGTTCTAAAGACACTGTGCATGTTGGGCTTTACAGTACCAATTGTCGTGAATATTAATGATTTACTAATTAAATCACTCGATTCTCAAATAACTTATTATTTAAGTTACTTGATATTTAAGTGGTATTGATGTCACATCCCAAAAGTAACCAACCCCTTATGAACACACATATGCATTTAACTTATGATATTCTTACAAGCCCACTTGATTAGAAGCTTCAGCTGTAATACTACACCGCAAAAGGTTTCCTTTCTGTTTATTAACATGGGATAAACTGAAACTTCTAAAATCCATACACAACAACCATCAAGGCAGGAAAGTTCACAACTCAAAAGAAATAAACTTAAAAGTGCAGTTAGACAAAGGTTCGCTGATTATATATTGTGTCATCATTTTGTTTTATGGAACATAAATGTTATTCTTACAATATTTTTCATACTACTTTATACCGTCTCTTTAACAGAGATGAGATTTACATATGTTGGTGAGCCCTACCTCTATTAGAAATGTGATACAAATGTGGTAATAACAAAGGACAATTTGGTTGAAATGCACTACTTGAAGGCAGTGATCAAGGACACTTCGTTTATTTTCTATTCCATTACTTATCCCCGGAATATCATCCCAAGGTGTGAAAACAAATGGTTACCACATTAAAGCCAACACGCAAGTAGTCAATGTGTGGGACATTGGAAGAGAACCGAAATCAATCAATTCAGTTTACCTTGGCTATTATTGAGCTTTCTTTGGCAAATGTAGTGCAGAAGTCCGATTGGGAATTGGCAACATCAGATAAAGATTTAGACATGGCTGAATCCAACAGTTTGACCTTGCGTAAAAAATCCCCCCAAATAGCTATTGCAGTTCCATATTGATCATCAGCGTGCTAGGGCTTGCACATATTGGTGCACCCTCCATTGATGATGTGACTGGCACTATAACCACGTGGTTGTACTTATCTTTCTAATGTTGAAAAAACTCGTAAGTTTGAATCCTTCCATTGATGTGATTGGCATTACACAAAAAATGAATTATGTGACTGTAAATTTTTGCATCACACAAGTGAAAAATATAGAACATGCAACAAAtaaacaactacaaattcttttTTGGCTAAGTGGATCGGCTGTATAAATCTTAAAATGAGCGTTGAGTTTTGGGTCAGGTCTTCTATTAGCTTCAAGTAGTACTAtatgtcttttcttaaagtctatTTCCAAGCCTTCTTACGTCTTCTTCTACATTTTTATTCTTGAGTTTTTGTCTTATAATTGTATTTTCTAACCAAAGCATCTATAGGTCTTCAATTTATATATCTAAATCACTTTAACTGATTTTCTtccatcttatcttcaatttccATTCCTACTTTACCTATATCCACAAAACATGCCATCTTATCTTCACATGTCCAAAATatgcaacaaacaaacaaaatgatttttcttCCATGTTATCTTCAATTGCCATTCCTACTTTACCTATATTCACAAAACATGCCATCTTATCTTCACATGTCCAAAATatgcaacaaacaaacaaaatgattttcttcCATTTTATCTTCAATTGCCATTCCTACTTTACCTATATCCACAAAACATGCCATCTTATATTCACATGTCCAAAATatgcaacaaacaaacaaaatgattttcttcCATTTTATCTTCAATTGCCATTCCTACTTTACCTATATTCACAAAACATGCCATCTTATCTTCACATGTCCAAAATATGCAACAaactaacaaacaaaaaaaagagtcTAAACACGGCCACTCTTCACATGTCCAGAACatgcaacaaacaataaaaaagaaaaaatttcatCTTCCGAGATAAAACAGGCAAATAGTACTTCTTCATTTTAAATCGGACTCAGTGGGTTGGTTGCCAAAACCAAGCAATAAACTAAACTAAAATACAATGTCAGTGCACGTGCATGCATCGCCATGTTCAAAAAGATGCATAAAGtgtattacataaattatggaatatgtgtattaaaaaattaataatttaaaataattttttttttattatttttataaaaataggtAATGGAATAGAAGATAATTTTTCCGCCGTATTCATCTGTGTTTCCATTACAATGAAAATTTCTCCGCCGTATTATGTTGATGAAGAAATATGCTAACCGTCTACTGATTGGTTCAATGTTATCTTCACCATGCCAAACCAATCATATAAATAGACCCAACTCGTGTCACAAATAGCATGTACTCAATTTCTTTTCCAAACCCACACATATTTGGGGTTTGTAGTTCCGTCTATTCAAAGCATTCATCTCTGGGGTTCCGAGTTTGATTCCTACCTTCTTCAGTACCTtgctttgtataaaaaaaaatacaaacgcATACACGTAGAAATGTTGAATGAGATCTTCACCTTGTTGCAATCTTCTTTATTCGCACTAGTATTTGTGTTCATTTTCCTGATCTTCTTATTCAAATGTCTCTCAACTCCAATAGCCACAAACCCACCACCGTCTCCACGTAAGCTCCCAATAATTGGAAACCTTCACCAACTAGGATTGTACCCTCATCGCTCGCTTCAAGCCTTATCTCAACTCCATGGCCCTCTCATGCTTCTCCATTTTGGAAGTGTCCCAGTCCTTGTTGTTTCTTCAGCTCAGGCAGCCAAGGAGATCTTGAAAACTCATGACCTCACATTTTCTGACCGACCCAAGTCCACCATCTTTCAGAAGCTCCTCTACAACTACAAAGACGTCTCAACGGCGCCATATGGTGAGTACTGGAGGCAGGTGAAGAGCATATGTGTTTCTCATCTCTTGACCAACAAAAGGGTACAATCCTTTCGCTGTGTGAGAGAAGATGAAACCAAGTTGATGATTGAGAAAATAAATCTGTCTTGCAGTACTAACGAATCTTCAGTTGTGAATTTGACTGAAATGGTTGTGACTCTTACTACTGATGTTATATGTAGAATTGCGTTGGGGAGAAAGTATTGTGGTGGAGAAGGAGGGAAAATGTTTAAGGAGATTTTGGGGGAGTTTATGGAGTTGTTGGGACGTCTTGTGATTGGGGACTATATCCCATGGCTTGCTTGGTTGAGCTGTGTCAATGGTTGGGCACTAAACTAGACAAGGTGGCTAAAAGGTTTGATGACTTTTTAGATGGAATTGTTGAAGAGCATATAGATGGTGCAAAGAGTGGAGTTGAGCATGAGGAAAAGGACTTTGTAGACGTTTTGCTTTGGATTCAGAAAGAAAATCTAGCTGGTTTTCCTCTTGCTAGAGTTAGCATAAAGGCCCTCATCTTGGTAACTCAACTCACTTTAGTTCAATAAAACAACTATTTCTATCCGATTGTGCTGCATAAACTTCTTTTGTATACATCGCACAGAAATACATATATTTATCTCTTTCATCACGTGACATTTTACATACATATGAATTATTAATATAGGTGACTCAACAGTTTAAATATTTTGTACTAGTCATACATAATGATATGAATAATATGGTCTATCTAGCGTTACTAGTCATAATAATTCTGTTATTCATTAACGTCGGTGGATCATTCTCCTTGAAGGATATGTTTGCTGCTGGCACTGATACATATACAATCATAGACTGGGCAATGTCTGAGCTTTTAAGGCATCCAAGGGTGATGAAAAAACTGCAAAAGGAAGTAAGGGGAATAGCAAGAAGTAAAACCGAGATAATAACCGAGGATGATTTGGTTGGAATGCACTACTTGAAGGCAGTGTTCAAGGAGACTCTTCGCTTACATCCTCCAGTTCCATTACTAATGCCAAGAAAGTCAACCCAAGATGTGAAAATCCATGGCTACGACATTAAAGTCAACACACAAGTCATAGTGAATGCATGGGAAATCGGAAGAGATCCCAAATCGTACGAAAAACCGGAGGAGTTTGAGCCAGAAAGGTTCTTGAATAGTGGTATAGATTATAAAGGGAATGACTTTGAATTGATTCCATTTGGAGCTGGCAGGAGGGGCTGCCCAGGAATTCAGTTTGCCATGGCGGTTAATGAAATTGGTTTGGCAAATTTGGTGCATAAATTCGATTGGGAGTTGCATGGCGGAGCAAGAGCGGAGGATTTAGACATGACCGAGTCTACTGGTTTAACCAAACGTAGAAAATACCCTCTTAAAGCGGTTGCTATTCCATATTTATAATGTGCTTGCCATATTTTGTTCATGTTAACTTGCATATGCCATATGGAGGGCAATAATAAAGTTTAAGTTAATAATCATATATAGAGTAGATCGCATCTTCTTTTTTGAATAAAGTGTAGCACGGTGTGCtaagaaagtaaaaataaataaatatgtgcATCTATTATATTTTGTATATAGTATTCTAAATTTAGTTTATTTTGATCATATATATAAAAGTACTAAAGCACTAATCAGTTAGTAACTTAATATAATGGTGACCACACGGTGGGCTCACTCCACAATATTTTTCTAAGATTCTTCAAGTCCAATTCTTAACTTGACAACGCCTAAACAAAGGATTCCAAGATATTTCCAGTCAAAAATACCACATATAATACAAGTATGATAATGGTTGAACAAGATTGTTGAACAAAGAGAGATGACTATGAGATGGATTGCTTGAAACCAAAGCTAGGAAAACGAGTTGTAAACCGCTCTTTCCAAGCTCGTGGAGCCTGTTTCAAACCAACCAGATTCGTGCAGCCGAAAAACTAAATGAGTAGTAGTAAATATCCGCCATGTGGTTGTGCCATATATACTTCCTCGGCAAGAAATCCATAAAATGTATCTGATTGCTTGATCTTCCCATTGAAATTTGCAGCAAGGGATACAACAAGTCTGACAGTTGTGTTTAACTACAGCTCTAATTTATACTTGCAATCTATTACACCTGTCAAACGGTTAGAGCACTCACGTTTGCTACACTTAACAGAAGCCTCTATGATGCTGCCTCTCCTCACTATCCCTTGCTCACAACTGGTGGAGTTGGATAATTACATGCTTGGAAACCATGATCACAGCCGTCCCATAACCTCACTTGATCGATATCACGAGACGACCAATATCAATGACTTACATGATACAAGTATATTATTACAATAGCATCTTGGTGAGTTGATATTATACtgtatattttaccctattcttagttataatttattggctattttgtgagaattttgatattttgaattatatttccaatgtaggacattcgaatTCCTCTTGAGAAAAAAGTGATCATACAAATTATGGAGTGATTCCATTTGAAGGATGTTTGTTGGTCTTTCTACTTGATTGTATCAAAGTtttagatttttctaccaaatgATTAATttatggcgatgaaataaaggagCAACGTGCAGTGCTGTCAAAGTGACGTTTTGGGCTTATTTGGCGTCCAAGATGGTATCTTTTGGGTTTGAGGCCTTTTGCAATTATGTTCGGGAGATCTCAAGCTTTATTTCGAGTCATTTTGGGTATGTTTTAGAGCCATGAAGATCCAGAAACATGGGATTCTTTGTGGCTGTGTAGATTTCTCAAAGTTAGAAAATGATGTATTTTCTAGTTATCTTATtctattatattttcttgttttattctaagatattttctaggaaggattttattttctagtagtataaataaggctatttagccattaggATGGGGGAATGCATCAATTTGGAGAACTTAGCTATGCTTTGACGATTTGTATTTTTCCTTCAATGTGTTTTTTAtcctttttctatttcaataaaaattccttttgttttatggttgttcgtaactaatttcCGTTTACTAGATGAGGCCACGAGCCTTACCATGAATATGTagtatttatttaattgcttatgatattatgcatgtactttgaattattaatcgtTGTGTTTAAACTGCCTCTGtatcttaatgcttagctactattaagatgtttagataagtaattaGATGTAATTCGGTCGAAATATAACCGGAgaattgagtattgcttcttgtgattgataattgtaatttcacctaAGACGAATATCACGCTCTTAGggttgcatgatttttcaaaggTTTTTCACAAAACTTTACATGATTGGGGTTTGATACTGCAATGAGTGAAACGCTAATCGGGCAGTCCCCAATTAACGGGCATTGAGCTTTACATGTGCTTCTTTGGCTGCATCAGCATCTCCTGCCTCCTTACTAGCCTCTGCAGATGCCACGGAACTTGCACTCGGAAGATTATATTCAGCTGGTTTATCGCTATTTGCAACAATAATTTC
Protein-coding sequences here:
- the LOC139193484 gene encoding uncharacterized protein, whose product is MSNLNKLDFTALEVSERNYLKWVQEVKLHLTAKGIRATIEAPTDNKPVDEAQKATTMIFIRRHIHDALETEYLTKEDPRTFWLALADHFDHQKDVYLPKARHNWQHLHFQDFKSMNEYKSEVCRIRSLLKFCKVELIESDLLENTYSTF